A part of Synechococcus sp. KORDI-49 genomic DNA contains:
- a CDS encoding helix-turn-helix domain-containing protein, which translates to MSIQVIDGFIRLSAHHGDQIPETTLALMSPMEGGGFLHPKTCNLQLEALSETTLTIQYGQELISQQDDFLTEWLMALHVVRHPVKAEERLFNLLKLLVYRLGRRTREGCTLSFLLSHSRLAEIIGTTRSTVSRSMGKLRENGFISIEESKGLLTIKD; encoded by the coding sequence GTGTCGATCCAAGTCATCGACGGATTCATCCGCCTGAGTGCACACCATGGAGATCAAATCCCTGAGACAACTCTTGCCTTGATGTCGCCGATGGAGGGAGGCGGATTCCTGCATCCGAAGACTTGCAACCTCCAATTAGAAGCCTTGTCAGAGACAACATTGACCATTCAGTACGGGCAAGAGTTAATCAGTCAACAAGATGACTTCCTGACAGAATGGCTCATGGCACTGCACGTCGTACGTCATCCCGTCAAAGCAGAAGAACGACTCTTCAATCTCCTGAAGCTTCTGGTCTACAGACTCGGAAGGAGGACAAGAGAGGGCTGCACACTCAGTTTTTTACTGTCTCATTCAAGGCTTGCCGAAATCATTGGCACAACGCGTTCGACGGTAAGCCGCTCCATGGGAAAACTCAGGGAAAACGGATTCATCTCGATCGAAGAGTCGAAAGGATTACTCACCATCAAAGACTGA
- a CDS encoding iron uptake porin, which translates to MKLFQQLLVAPAALGLLAPVAHATDLNIAGVSDYAVEEQVTSVTQFSDVYPTDWAYQALSNLVEQYGCVAGYPNGTFRGNRAMTRYEAAALLNACLDRITEITDELRRLIKEFETELAILRGRVDGLEARVGELEATQFSTTTKLQGKANFFVGGVTYDDRDECNDEDTTGKNAGGCNSDAFNFSYRLTLNLNTSFTGKDRLYTRLRAGNMTNVWTETDSYLADAKSGDNTLKVDKLWYSFPIGSEFKATVGALVENYYMIETPTRYKPVLKAFKLGGYGAVLGASTGQGFGLQWRQNVDRGEAALNIATNYVADGGDGAKSDPKEGMFGENTDAYWLSQIGYGNRKWHVSALYALKNAGQHCAGIDDDGDCDDIKTGAKAAMGYSTPHAKNLGHPMHAIGLRGYWQPEDSGFIPTISAGIDFGFAEGQYDGNAEAVKGWMVGLNWNDAFMDGNKLGIGFGSYSSYATEIQDEGSGSEPSFAIEGYYDFKVTDNISIKPAVFWVDNAYGKETADGSNKFGGLVETTFKF; encoded by the coding sequence ATGAAGCTTTTCCAGCAACTGCTGGTGGCTCCTGCTGCTCTGGGCCTTTTGGCTCCTGTGGCACATGCTACTGACTTGAACATCGCCGGCGTCTCGGACTATGCCGTCGAAGAGCAGGTCACCAGCGTCACCCAGTTTTCTGACGTCTACCCGACCGATTGGGCCTACCAGGCTCTGAGCAACCTGGTTGAGCAGTACGGCTGCGTCGCCGGCTACCCCAACGGCACCTTCCGTGGCAACCGTGCCATGACCCGCTACGAGGCTGCAGCGCTTCTGAACGCTTGCCTCGATCGCATCACTGAAATCACCGACGAGCTTCGTCGCCTGATCAAGGAGTTCGAGACCGAACTCGCCATCCTGCGCGGACGTGTCGACGGCCTTGAAGCCCGCGTCGGCGAACTGGAAGCCACCCAGTTCTCCACCACCACCAAGCTGCAAGGCAAGGCCAACTTTTTCGTCGGTGGCGTCACGTATGACGATCGCGATGAGTGCAACGACGAAGACACGACAGGTAAAAATGCCGGCGGCTGCAACAGCGATGCCTTCAATTTCTCTTACAGGCTCACTCTCAACCTGAATACGTCTTTCACTGGCAAAGACCGTCTGTACACCCGTTTACGCGCGGGCAACATGACAAACGTCTGGACAGAGACCGATTCCTATCTGGCTGACGCCAAAAGTGGTGACAACACCCTTAAGGTTGACAAACTCTGGTACTCCTTTCCAATTGGTTCTGAATTCAAGGCAACAGTGGGTGCCCTGGTTGAGAACTACTACATGATTGAGACTCCCACCCGATACAAGCCTGTTCTGAAGGCTTTCAAACTCGGTGGTTACGGAGCCGTTCTCGGTGCCAGCACAGGCCAGGGTTTTGGTCTCCAGTGGCGTCAAAATGTTGATCGGGGTGAGGCAGCTCTGAACATTGCCACCAACTACGTTGCTGACGGTGGTGACGGTGCAAAGAGTGATCCCAAAGAGGGCATGTTCGGTGAAAATACCGACGCCTACTGGCTGAGCCAAATTGGCTACGGCAACCGTAAGTGGCATGTTTCAGCGCTGTATGCCCTGAAGAATGCAGGTCAGCACTGCGCTGGAATCGATGATGACGGCGACTGCGACGACATCAAGACTGGTGCGAAGGCCGCCATGGGGTATTCCACTCCCCATGCGAAAAATCTTGGCCACCCAATGCATGCCATCGGTCTTCGTGGCTACTGGCAGCCTGAGGACTCTGGTTTCATCCCTACCATCAGTGCTGGTATCGACTTCGGCTTCGCTGAGGGTCAATACGATGGCAACGCTGAGGCCGTTAAAGGCTGGATGGTTGGCTTGAATTGGAATGACGCCTTCATGGATGGCAACAAGCTGGGGATCGGATTCGGATCCTATTCCAGCTATGCCACCGAAATCCAGGATGAAGGTTCAGGCAGTGAGCCTAGCTTCGCGATCGAAGGTTATTACGACTTCAAAGTCACCGATAACATTTCGATCAAACCAGCTGTGTTCTGGGTCGACAATGCATACGGCAAAGAGACTGCTGATGGATCCAATAAGTTTGGCGGTCTGGTTGAGACCACCTTTAAGTTCTAA
- the psaB gene encoding photosystem I core protein PsaB, translated as MATKFPSFSQGLAQDPTTRRIWYGIATAHDFESHDGMTEERLYQKLFSTHFGHLAIIGLWVSGNLFHIAWQGNFEQWVADPLHVRPIAHAIWDPHFGQGAIDAFTQAGASSPVNIAFSGLYHWWYTIGMRSNAELYQGSIFMMILSAWALFAGWLHLQPKFRPSLAWFKNAESRLNHHLAVLFGFSSIAWTGHLVHVAIPEARGQHVGWDNFLNVLPHPAGLGPFFTGNWGVYAENPDSLNQAFGSADGAGTAILTFLGGFHPQSEALWLTDIAHHHLAIGCIFVIAGHMYRTNFGIGHSIKEILETHNPPKGTPGDLGAGHKGLYDTINNSLHFQLGLALASLGVITSLVAQHMYSMPSYAFIAKDYTTQAALYTHHQYIAIALMCGAFAHGAIFFIRDYDPEANKDNVLARMLEHKEAIISHLSWVSLFLGFHTLGLYVHNDVCVAFGTPEKQILVEPVFAQFVQAASGKAIYGFDVLLSNASSSASLASQNIPGDHYWLDAINGNTDVFLPIGPGDFLVHHAIALGLHTTTLILVKGALDARGSKLMPDKKDFGYSFPCDGPGRGGTCDISAWDAFYLAVFWALNTVGWVTFYWHWKHLAIWSGNVAQFNESSTYLMGWFRDYLWLNSSQLINGYNPFGSNNLAVWAWMFLFGHLVWATGFMFLISWRGYWQELIETIVWAHQRSPIANMMGWRDKPVALSIVQARVVGLAHFSVGYVLTYAAFLIASTSGKFG; from the coding sequence ATGGCAACGAAATTTCCTTCGTTCAGCCAGGGTCTGGCTCAGGACCCGACAACCCGTCGTATCTGGTACGGGATCGCCACGGCTCACGACTTCGAGAGCCATGACGGAATGACCGAGGAGCGCCTCTATCAGAAGCTCTTCTCGACTCATTTCGGTCACCTCGCGATCATCGGCCTGTGGGTTTCGGGCAACCTGTTCCACATCGCCTGGCAGGGCAACTTCGAGCAGTGGGTCGCTGACCCTCTGCACGTGCGCCCCATCGCTCACGCAATCTGGGATCCCCACTTCGGTCAAGGCGCCATTGACGCCTTCACCCAGGCGGGTGCGTCCTCCCCGGTGAACATTGCCTTCTCCGGTCTGTACCACTGGTGGTACACGATCGGGATGCGCAGCAACGCCGAGCTGTACCAGGGTTCCATCTTCATGATGATCCTGTCGGCCTGGGCCCTGTTCGCCGGTTGGCTGCATCTGCAGCCCAAGTTCCGTCCCTCCCTGGCCTGGTTCAAGAACGCTGAATCGCGTCTGAACCACCACCTCGCCGTTCTGTTCGGCTTCAGCTCCATCGCCTGGACCGGTCACCTGGTTCACGTGGCGATCCCCGAAGCCCGCGGACAGCACGTCGGTTGGGACAACTTCCTCAACGTTCTGCCTCACCCCGCCGGTCTTGGACCCTTCTTCACCGGCAACTGGGGTGTGTATGCCGAGAACCCTGATTCTCTGAACCAGGCCTTCGGCAGCGCCGATGGCGCAGGCACGGCGATCCTGACCTTCCTCGGCGGTTTCCATCCCCAGAGCGAAGCTCTGTGGCTCACCGACATCGCCCACCACCATCTGGCCATCGGTTGCATCTTTGTGATCGCCGGCCACATGTACCGGACCAACTTCGGGATCGGTCACTCCATCAAGGAGATCCTCGAGACCCACAACCCGCCCAAGGGCACCCCTGGTGACCTCGGTGCTGGCCACAAAGGTCTCTACGACACCATCAACAACAGCCTGCACTTCCAGCTCGGTCTGGCTCTCGCCTCCCTCGGCGTGATCACCAGCCTGGTGGCGCAGCACATGTACTCGATGCCGTCGTACGCCTTCATCGCGAAGGACTACACGACTCAGGCAGCCCTGTACACCCACCACCAGTACATCGCCATCGCGCTGATGTGCGGTGCCTTCGCCCACGGTGCGATCTTCTTCATCCGTGACTACGACCCCGAAGCCAACAAGGACAACGTCCTGGCTCGGATGCTCGAGCACAAGGAAGCGATCATCAGCCACCTGAGCTGGGTCTCCCTGTTCCTCGGTTTCCACACCCTGGGCCTGTACGTCCACAACGACGTCTGTGTGGCCTTCGGTACGCCTGAGAAGCAGATCCTGGTGGAGCCCGTCTTCGCCCAGTTCGTCCAGGCCGCTTCCGGCAAGGCGATCTATGGCTTCGACGTGCTGCTGTCCAACGCCTCCAGTTCCGCCAGCCTGGCCTCCCAGAACATTCCGGGTGACCACTACTGGCTGGATGCGATCAATGGCAACACCGATGTGTTCCTGCCCATCGGCCCTGGTGACTTCCTCGTGCACCACGCCATCGCTCTGGGTCTGCACACCACCACCCTGATCCTTGTGAAGGGTGCGCTGGACGCCCGCGGCTCCAAGCTGATGCCCGACAAGAAGGACTTCGGTTACTCCTTCCCCTGCGACGGCCCCGGCCGTGGCGGTACCTGCGACATCTCGGCCTGGGACGCCTTCTATCTGGCTGTCTTCTGGGCGCTGAACACCGTGGGTTGGGTCACCTTCTACTGGCACTGGAAGCACCTGGCCATCTGGTCCGGCAACGTGGCTCAGTTCAACGAATCCAGCACCTATCTGATGGGCTGGTTCCGCGACTACCTCTGGCTCAACTCCTCCCAGCTGATCAACGGCTATAACCCGTTCGGCAGTAACAACCTCGCCGTCTGGGCCTGGATGTTCCTGTTCGGTCACCTGGTCTGGGCCACCGGTTTCATGTTCCTGATCTCCTGGCGGGGTTACTGGCAGGAACTGATCGAAACCATCGTCTGGGCTCACCAGCGCAGCCCCATCGCCAACATGATGGGCTGGCGCGACAAGCCTGTGGCTCTCTCGATCGTTCAGGCTCGTGTGGTCGGCCTGGCTCACTTCTCAGTGGGCTATGTCCTCACCTACGCGGCGTTCCTGATCGCGTCTACATCAGGCAAGTTCGGTTGA
- a CDS encoding Fe2+-dependent dioxygenase, with protein sequence MDSLITSLFGVEEASSLRLSLEDDEQFWLDGRLTAGSQAAEVKRNRQLSPVCPTAMKAVQCVKDALCANPLIKTYALIKKVHGVMFSRCDPGDGYGLHVDNPFTKEGRRDLSFTLFLSDPSQYEGGALRIQGLQDSSEHRLLPGQVILYPSSSLHAVDGVNRGRRIVCVGWIESHVKSSEDRALLFNLECGARGLLARHGRSDELDLIYQAYANAVRRLAN encoded by the coding sequence ATGGATTCTCTCATCACTTCGCTTTTTGGTGTTGAGGAAGCGTCTTCGCTGCGATTGTCTCTTGAGGATGACGAGCAGTTTTGGCTGGATGGCCGTTTGACGGCTGGCAGTCAGGCCGCTGAGGTAAAACGCAATCGCCAGCTTTCCCCGGTCTGTCCGACAGCAATGAAGGCGGTTCAGTGTGTTAAAGATGCGCTATGTGCCAATCCATTGATCAAGACTTATGCCTTGATTAAAAAGGTTCATGGTGTGATGTTTTCTCGTTGTGATCCAGGTGATGGATATGGCTTGCATGTAGATAATCCTTTCACAAAGGAAGGCCGGCGCGATCTTTCCTTCACGCTCTTCCTGAGTGACCCCTCCCAATATGAGGGTGGGGCTCTTCGCATCCAAGGCTTACAAGATTCGAGTGAGCATCGCCTCCTTCCAGGACAGGTGATTCTTTATCCCAGTTCCAGCCTGCATGCTGTGGATGGCGTCAATCGGGGAAGACGCATTGTTTGTGTGGGTTGGATTGAGAGTCATGTGAAATCAAGTGAAGATCGTGCATTGCTTTTTAATCTTGAATGTGGCGCAAGAGGATTGCTTGCTCGTCATGGTCGTTCAGACGAGCTTGATTTGATTTATCAAGCCTATGCCAACGCAGTTCGGAGGTTGGCCAACTAA
- a CDS encoding ferritin codes for MAFSTAGPAKTQSVAVGPTGRAMAESMDADLLSGLQQHLNMERQAHTAYFAASIWFAERELRGFSRFFQKESASEHSHAGRVGDYLIARGQTVVLQALEAPNQTWEAPVDLMATSFLMECDLTASLQQLYAMAERATDIRTTVFLDPIIEQQLQSEHEFAHLLGRVRFADSQAAALLIIDNELSQDQHQPASLQ; via the coding sequence ATGGCGTTCTCAACAGCCGGTCCGGCCAAAACTCAATCTGTTGCAGTTGGACCTACGGGGAGGGCCATGGCCGAGTCCATGGATGCGGATCTTCTGAGTGGACTCCAGCAACACCTGAACATGGAAAGGCAGGCGCATACCGCCTACTTTGCAGCGTCAATCTGGTTCGCCGAAAGAGAATTACGCGGATTCTCTCGCTTTTTCCAAAAGGAATCAGCCAGCGAGCACTCACATGCGGGTCGCGTTGGCGACTATCTCATTGCCCGTGGACAAACAGTCGTGCTTCAGGCTCTTGAGGCACCGAATCAAACTTGGGAGGCTCCTGTGGATCTCATGGCCACATCATTCCTGATGGAATGTGACCTCACAGCTTCACTTCAACAGCTCTACGCGATGGCGGAGAGAGCCACTGACATCCGCACCACAGTTTTTCTTGATCCAATCATTGAGCAACAGCTGCAGTCTGAACACGAGTTTGCTCATCTTCTCGGGCGTGTTCGCTTCGCTGACAGCCAGGCTGCAGCGCTTTTAATTATTGACAATGAGTTATCTCAGGATCAGCATCAGCCCGCGTCTCTTCAATAA
- the cobJ gene encoding precorrin-3B C(17)-methyltransferase codes for MLQRLMQRHHADETLQAGNGLQPVLQKHWHHDSVLLMVGAVGAITRLISPYLQGKEKDPAVLVLDPKGQWVIPLLGGHSSGAEQLARELAADLGGQAVLTGACASDRRLALDSFGEGWGWRRGGSPDAWRTLMQAHARGHAVRVHQSHGATDWQRISAGQDLVEGSPDSAELSIGAELQAPCRWHPASLWLGVGCERNTSLTLVERAIDQALAEAGLAVEAVAGLASADRKADEAALLQVRDSRDWPFRTYSAERLDAIDVPTPSEVVRSELGTASVAEAAALLAAGDDARLRLKKRISKAQANEHGAVTVAIAEAAVPFAPQRGELHLIGSGPGDPALLSGDARRALARCCVWVGYGLYLDLLEPLRRSDQVRCDGQLTREWDRCEQALGLARQGAKVALISSGDSGIYGMAGLALELWLQQPADARPSFEVHPGISALQLAAAKAGAPLMHDFCTISLSDRLTPWPVIEQRLQSAAAGDFVVALYNPRSRDRNWQLERARTLLREQRAGTTPVVLARQLGRAEEVVELTSLEALEIESVDMLTLVLIGNSSSRVSDGRMVTPRGYPGASLS; via the coding sequence ATGCTGCAGCGCCTGATGCAGCGCCATCATGCCGATGAGACGCTGCAGGCCGGCAACGGCCTGCAGCCCGTTCTCCAGAAGCACTGGCATCACGACAGTGTTCTTTTGATGGTGGGCGCCGTGGGGGCGATCACCCGACTGATCTCTCCGTACCTACAGGGAAAAGAGAAGGATCCGGCTGTGCTGGTGCTCGATCCGAAGGGTCAGTGGGTGATCCCGCTGCTCGGGGGTCACAGCAGCGGTGCCGAGCAGCTGGCCAGGGAACTCGCCGCCGATCTCGGCGGACAGGCCGTTCTGACAGGAGCCTGTGCCAGCGACCGACGGCTGGCACTCGACAGCTTCGGCGAAGGCTGGGGATGGCGACGGGGCGGAAGTCCGGACGCCTGGCGAACCCTGATGCAGGCACATGCCCGCGGTCACGCTGTGCGTGTCCACCAGAGCCATGGTGCGACCGACTGGCAGCGGATCTCAGCGGGACAGGACCTGGTGGAAGGAAGCCCCGATTCAGCAGAGCTCAGCATCGGAGCGGAGCTGCAAGCCCCTTGCCGCTGGCATCCGGCCAGCCTCTGGCTGGGGGTGGGCTGCGAGCGCAACACCAGTCTGACCCTGGTGGAACGCGCCATCGATCAGGCCCTCGCGGAAGCCGGACTGGCCGTCGAGGCCGTCGCCGGTCTGGCCAGCGCTGATCGCAAGGCTGATGAAGCCGCCTTGTTGCAGGTGCGTGACAGCAGGGATTGGCCCTTTCGCACGTACAGCGCCGAAAGGCTGGATGCCATCGACGTGCCGACGCCTTCTGAGGTGGTGCGATCCGAGCTGGGCACAGCCTCCGTGGCGGAGGCCGCTGCCCTGCTCGCCGCTGGAGACGACGCCCGTCTGAGGCTGAAGAAACGGATCAGCAAGGCGCAAGCGAACGAGCATGGAGCGGTGACCGTGGCCATTGCGGAAGCAGCCGTGCCTTTCGCCCCGCAACGGGGGGAACTGCACCTGATCGGCAGCGGCCCTGGAGATCCCGCGTTGCTGAGCGGGGATGCCCGGAGGGCCCTGGCCCGCTGCTGCGTCTGGGTGGGCTACGGCCTCTACCTCGACCTGCTGGAACCGCTGCGACGCAGCGACCAGGTGCGCTGTGACGGTCAGCTCACCCGTGAGTGGGATCGCTGCGAGCAGGCTCTGGGCCTGGCGCGGCAGGGAGCGAAGGTGGCCCTCATCTCATCGGGTGACAGCGGTATTTACGGCATGGCCGGCCTGGCCCTTGAGCTCTGGCTGCAGCAACCCGCTGACGCCAGACCTTCCTTTGAGGTGCATCCCGGCATCTCGGCACTGCAGTTGGCTGCCGCCAAAGCAGGAGCTCCGTTGATGCACGACTTCTGCACCATCAGCCTCAGTGATCGACTGACGCCATGGCCGGTGATCGAGCAGAGGCTGCAGTCAGCTGCCGCCGGCGATTTTGTTGTGGCGCTGTACAACCCCCGTTCCAGGGATCGCAACTGGCAGCTGGAACGGGCCAGAACGCTTCTTCGCGAGCAACGCGCAGGCACGACCCCGGTGGTGCTGGCTCGTCAACTCGGCCGTGCGGAGGAGGTGGTGGAACTCACCAGCCTGGAGGCCCTTGAAATCGAGAGCGTGGACATGCTCACGTTGGTTCTGATCGGCAACAGCAGCAGCCGGGTCAGCGACGGCCGCATGGTGACACCGCGCGGCTATCCGGGAGCCAGTCTGAGCTGA
- the psaA gene encoding photosystem I core protein PsaA, which produces MTISPPERGSDAKSQVEKVDNPATFELFGKPGHFDRALAKGPKTTSWVWNLHANAHDFDAHTSDLQEVSRRIFSAHFGHLAVIFIWLSGAFFHGARFSNYSGWLADPTHVKPSAQVVWPVFGQEILNGDVGAGFHGIQITSGLFHVWRGWGITSETQLMALAIGALVMAGLMLNAGVFHYHKAAPKLEWFQNVESMLNHHLAGLLGLGSLSWAGHLIHVSAPVSKLMDAIDAGQPLVLDGKTIATVADIPLPHEFFNQDLLAQLYPGIGAGIGAFFSGNWAAYSDFLTFKGGLNPVTGSLWMTDIAHHHVAIAVLFIVAGHMYRTNWGIGHSIKEIHEGQKGDPLLFPAPNGHDGLYEFLTTSWHAQLGVNLAMLGSLSIIVAQHMYAMPPYAYMAVDYPTQIGLFTHHMWIGGFLIVGGAAHAAIAMVRDYDPAKHVDNVLDRVLKARDAIISHLNWVCIWLGAHSFGLYIHNDTMRALGRPQDMFSDSAISIQPIFAQWIQNAHAAAAGSTAPNALAGVSEVFNGSVVAVGGKVAAAPMPLGTADFMVHHIHAFTIHVTVLILLKGVLYARSSRLIPDKANLGFRFSCDGPGRGGTCQVSAWDHVFLGLFWMYNSLSIVIFHFSWKMQSDIWGTVNADGSVQHITNGNFAQSAITINGWLRDYLWAQAVQVINSYGSATSAYGIMFLGAHFIWAFSLMFLFSGRGYWQELIESIVWAHNKLKVAPAIQPRALSIIQGRAVGVAHYLLGGIATTWAFFHAHILVVG; this is translated from the coding sequence ATGACCATCAGCCCACCAGAGCGTGGGAGTGACGCGAAAAGCCAGGTCGAGAAGGTTGACAATCCAGCAACCTTTGAACTGTTCGGCAAGCCCGGACATTTCGACCGCGCTCTCGCGAAGGGTCCCAAAACCACTTCCTGGGTTTGGAACCTTCACGCCAACGCTCACGACTTCGACGCTCACACGAGTGACCTGCAAGAGGTCTCTCGGCGGATCTTCTCCGCTCACTTCGGCCATCTGGCCGTCATCTTTATCTGGTTAAGCGGTGCCTTCTTCCATGGCGCCCGTTTCTCCAACTACTCCGGCTGGCTTGCCGACCCCACCCACGTGAAGCCCAGCGCTCAGGTGGTGTGGCCGGTGTTCGGCCAGGAAATCCTCAACGGTGATGTTGGTGCCGGTTTCCACGGCATCCAGATCACCTCAGGCCTGTTCCACGTCTGGCGTGGATGGGGCATCACCAGCGAAACCCAACTCATGGCTCTGGCCATCGGTGCCCTGGTGATGGCCGGCCTGATGCTCAACGCTGGTGTTTTCCACTACCACAAGGCAGCGCCGAAACTGGAGTGGTTCCAGAACGTTGAGTCGATGCTGAACCACCACCTGGCAGGCCTGCTGGGTCTCGGTTCACTGTCCTGGGCTGGTCACCTCATTCACGTGTCCGCTCCCGTCAGCAAGTTGATGGATGCCATCGACGCCGGCCAACCGCTGGTGCTCGATGGCAAAACCATCGCCACCGTGGCGGACATCCCTCTGCCGCACGAGTTCTTCAATCAGGACCTGCTGGCACAGCTTTATCCCGGCATCGGTGCAGGGATCGGAGCCTTCTTCTCCGGTAACTGGGCTGCCTACAGCGACTTCCTCACCTTCAAAGGTGGATTGAATCCTGTCACCGGCAGTCTGTGGATGACCGACATCGCCCACCACCATGTGGCGATTGCCGTCCTGTTCATCGTCGCCGGTCACATGTACCGGACGAACTGGGGCATCGGTCATTCCATCAAGGAGATCCACGAGGGTCAGAAGGGAGATCCCCTGCTGTTCCCCGCTCCCAACGGTCACGACGGTCTCTATGAGTTCCTGACCACCTCCTGGCACGCCCAGCTGGGTGTGAACCTGGCGATGCTTGGTTCTCTGAGCATCATCGTGGCTCAGCACATGTACGCCATGCCTCCCTATGCGTACATGGCTGTCGACTACCCGACCCAGATCGGTCTGTTCACCCACCACATGTGGATCGGTGGATTCCTGATCGTCGGTGGCGCCGCTCACGCGGCCATCGCCATGGTGCGTGACTACGACCCCGCCAAGCACGTCGACAACGTTCTGGACCGGGTGCTCAAGGCGCGCGACGCGATCATCAGCCACCTGAACTGGGTGTGCATCTGGCTCGGAGCTCACAGCTTCGGCCTCTACATCCACAACGACACCATGCGTGCCCTGGGGCGTCCCCAGGACATGTTCAGTGATTCGGCGATCTCGATCCAGCCGATTTTCGCTCAGTGGATTCAGAACGCCCACGCTGCAGCAGCCGGCAGCACCGCGCCCAATGCCCTCGCCGGCGTGAGCGAAGTGTTCAACGGCTCTGTTGTGGCCGTCGGCGGCAAGGTCGCCGCGGCTCCCATGCCGCTCGGCACTGCCGACTTCATGGTGCACCACATCCACGCCTTCACGATTCACGTGACGGTGCTGATCCTGCTGAAGGGTGTGCTCTACGCCCGCAGCTCCCGCCTGATTCCAGACAAGGCCAACCTGGGCTTCCGTTTCTCCTGCGACGGCCCCGGTCGCGGTGGTACCTGTCAGGTGTCCGCCTGGGACCACGTGTTCCTGGGCCTGTTTTGGATGTACAACTCCCTGTCGATCGTGATCTTCCACTTCAGCTGGAAGATGCAGAGCGACATCTGGGGAACGGTGAATGCAGACGGTTCCGTCCAGCACATCACCAACGGCAACTTCGCCCAGAGCGCCATCACCATCAATGGCTGGCTGCGTGACTACCTGTGGGCTCAGGCCGTGCAGGTGATCAACAGCTACGGCTCTGCCACCAGTGCCTACGGAATCATGTTCCTGGGCGCCCACTTCATCTGGGCCTTCAGCCTGATGTTCCTGTTCAGCGGCCGCGGCTACTGGCAGGAGCTGATCGAGTCCATCGTCTGGGCTCACAACAAGCTGAAGGTGGCTCCCGCCATCCAGCCCCGTGCGCTGTCCATCATCCAGGGCCGTGCCGTGGGTGTCGCCCACTACCTCCTGGGCGGAATTGCGACCACGTGGGCCTTCTTCCACGCCCACATTCTTGTGGTCGGCTGA
- a CDS encoding extracellular solute-binding protein — MKKAAIICGLGLIIGQLVSASPAEAREVRIYSGRHYNTDRKAFKAFSKETGIKIRLIEATGISLIERLKREGKNSKADIILLVDAARINNAAQAGLLIPIQSKKLDQFVPKEYRDPKGRWFGLTRRVRAIIVNPAIVKTSSIKTYADLAKPEFKGKLCLRKRKNVYNQSLVADQIILKGTANASNWIKGMVANINQPFYSGDSSLIRAVGQGKCGIGVVNHYYLARMQAGQSGHKDQSLARAIKLIMPNPAHVNVSAAGLATSAKNKTEAIQLIEYLASPKGSDALAGPTFEYPLRGFGTSAELKAFGSVNPDNVPISKLGNTQKKAIQLMAENGWQ; from the coding sequence ATGAAGAAAGCAGCAATAATATGCGGCCTTGGGCTCATTATTGGCCAACTGGTTTCAGCGTCACCAGCCGAAGCCAGAGAAGTTCGTATTTATTCAGGAAGGCATTACAATACGGATAGAAAAGCTTTCAAAGCCTTCAGCAAAGAAACAGGGATCAAAATTCGCTTGATTGAAGCAACTGGCATTTCATTGATTGAAAGATTGAAGCGCGAAGGTAAAAATTCCAAAGCTGATATAATTCTACTAGTAGATGCAGCGAGGATCAATAATGCAGCTCAGGCAGGCCTGTTAATTCCAATTCAATCTAAAAAACTGGATCAGTTTGTACCCAAAGAATATCGAGACCCCAAGGGTCGATGGTTTGGATTGACACGGCGTGTTCGAGCAATCATCGTCAATCCAGCGATTGTCAAAACAAGTTCGATCAAAACATATGCCGACCTTGCAAAGCCTGAGTTCAAGGGGAAGCTGTGCCTGAGAAAAAGAAAAAATGTCTACAATCAATCATTGGTCGCTGATCAAATAATCCTAAAAGGAACAGCCAACGCCTCGAATTGGATCAAAGGCATGGTTGCGAACATCAATCAACCCTTTTACAGCGGCGACTCGTCATTGATCAGGGCAGTCGGGCAAGGTAAATGTGGCATCGGAGTTGTTAATCATTATTATCTTGCAAGAATGCAAGCTGGTCAAAGTGGACACAAGGATCAGTCACTTGCGAGAGCAATCAAGCTCATCATGCCCAACCCAGCTCATGTGAATGTGAGCGCAGCCGGTCTTGCCACCTCCGCAAAAAACAAAACCGAAGCCATCCAACTCATTGAATATTTGGCTTCCCCAAAAGGAAGTGATGCCTTGGCTGGACCAACCTTCGAATATCCCTTGCGCGGCTTCGGAACCTCAGCAGAACTGAAAGCCTTTGGATCTGTCAACCCTGATAATGTGCCAATCAGTAAGCTAGGCAATACGCAAAAAAAAGCCATACAGCTCATGGCTGAGAACGGATGGCAGTAG